ggagaatgccaagttgatctagacaaagcttgaaactctttatgaaggtgaccaggctgtgaagattgctaaacttgaatgtttttggttaagatatgaaactttaaagatggaagaagatgagaagataagttctttcatggatagagtcaatgagattgtcatgggtatcaaatgttgtggggGATCTGTCAGTGAGGATGAAATAatgtcaaaagttctaagagttctacctccggcttacaagatgaaggctactgctatcaatgagctccgaacaatgtcaagtacccctgtgaccagagagatatacactacttgggaaattgactgcttttgagcttgaagaacttggagatcagagtgctgctaaaactgagactacatttagagcttttgcctctggtaaatagaagatagattggaaagaggtgtatgctaaggatatggaggaaattgagaaaggagaaagagaacttgaagagatggaagccccgattgctagaagaattcctaaaggaccagctggaagtaagtatgaaggcaaagtccctttaaaataattttcatgcaataagattgttcattttgcatctagatgtcctgaaagagttgctaggaatcatgaaagatttatgaggaattataagcctaatcctgaatatcacaGCAGatctagattcagaaggaataaggataaatcatgttattatgttggtgatgatgatggtatttccgatgatgatgatgaacctgtgagtggatccggtaatggtgcTTCATCcaacaaagattgggtctttattgctatcaaggatgattctctggaattTGTCATTGAAGCAACACATattgaagaaaaggccttggctgttaaaattgaagaaaaggatgaatgggttatagatagtggatgctcacatcacatgactggtgacaaaagaaagttcttatcattgcaagaattggatggtggattggtcagatttggagacaacaaggcatgtaggatcaaaggcaaaggaataatatcattggatggtaagactaatactgataatgtttattatgttgaagtcttaaagcataatcttttaagtgtaggtcagacgatggatagaggatttcatttgcaattcaaggatggaaaatgcaagatcattaataaatctggattggagattgcttccggAACTCAGACTAatagtaatatctttcatttgaactctggtgagaacgctttcttgattgctcaaattgatgaaagttggttatggcataaaaggatgtgtcatgtaaattttgattgcatggtaaagatcagttcaataccggttgtcagagatttgcctaagattgttaaacctcataatccggtatgtagagaatgtcaaatgggtaagaaagttagaacttccttcagaagtgtacatgataaatctaatgaaattattgatcttattcataccaatttgtgtggaccgacaaggactaaaacctttcaaggtgatagatattttatgttacttattgatgactattctagaatgatgtgggtggcatttttgaaagagaaatttgaagcttttgagaaattcaaaatctttaaggctatggttgagactgagacaggactgaagataaagtgcttaagattagatcatggtggtgagtttacatccagtgagttcaacaacttttgtgaaaggaatggtattaggagacaactttctacacctagaaccCCACAGCAAAACggattggtggaaagaaagaacataacaattttggatgatgcaaggactatgatgactgaagctaaattacctgatatctattagagagaggttgtcaataccactgtatacactttcaacagagtacacattaaaggtgataccggtaagactccttatgaactatggtttggtcatactcctactatcagatatttcaaaaaaattggaaccaaatgttacattagaagagatgatgcattaggaaagtttgatcctagaagtgatgaaggaatatttttgggtcattctactaagagcaaagcatatagatgttataacaaaatattgaataggatattggaaagcataaatatcaaggtggatgagcatggcagtaatcaaatcagagcatatgattatggaccggaagatgaatttatcagatctaaaccggtaatgcaagaatcagttcagaacaGTGAACCAGTGACACCAATagcattagaaaattcaacagtgacaaaGGAACAACGaaatgagtcagcaaatcaagaaaattcaaagactcctaggtatgtaaagctaaaccattctgaagatcaaattgttGGAGttaagaggaaaggtgtgatgactaggagaaggttagctactgaaaaggtatgtttaatttctcaaattgaactgggaccatttattgaagcaagtaaggatgaaaattggataaaagcaatggaagatgaattagatcagatctttggggtgtgcgcccttggtttccttgtgttgtgcactgtggtgcttgggtttgtgacatggtatGCATTTTTTCTTaggaataagttggtttcatggcatagtaaaaaacaatcatgcacttcattgtctacagctgaagcagaatatgttgcagctgctaccaactgtactcagattttgtggatgaaacagatgttaaaggacataagggtaagttatgatgagcctatttttattcactgtgataatactgttgctattgatatgtcaaagaatcttgtatttcattccaaatcaaaacacatttttataaggtataattttttgaaggaaaaggttgaagcaaaggaagtcagattggtttatgtgcctactaaggaacaaattgtagatattctaacgaaaccatttcctaaagacacttttgaatatcttagagatcagttgggggttaccaaccctccggaagagacttagagatgcagagatgcatcaatctggtgatcttatcagacatacttttctgatccaggttgatgaagatggtgctactactcaggggaagtagtcagttgtttggttcagtattcttggtttggtatctgtcctttgtcattgatgtcaaaggaggagaaggtaTTCATATGAATACTACTAGATCTTTTGATggtgttttggagattgttggcattccttggcacttggatgtttttcacatccagtgttgccatcaatgctaaagggggagattgtttggttatgtgttgtcattgatgtcaacattgtaccCTGGTTGGAGACTATCTCGGATGGATCTATCTTGGTTAGTcttgttgatcattttggttttggctatgattctgatctggtatgatcagatctctagaatcggttttggatgcttattctgatggttatatgcttgataTATtatggtggtttcatgatttggttatcgcttttggtatttctagttactggttggtttatgcctttactggctagcttttggctttaccagcTTCTAGCAATCCCGATTAGCTTTGtcggtatgttgttttggtgacttggtcagtggattttgggtctggcttatggaatcggtttctttcATGttaaaggtgtttcttgatcatatcccaagcatttggtgactttgcattggatggcgtgctattatggtggtcctatttggatccggttaaactttcactgagggtttctaccggcaaGTGAAGTGTGTTGgtttttggtcttagcggaatccccggtggatataattatttgattacttgatttaggtccatgctatgtaatgtaaatcataatattggtttggtagtatcgtgtgatgtaatttttgtaattatcggtttatgggtttagggtttagtcgaccttgtcaataaggttgatgatttgtatttataggtgacttattcatgtaatttggaaagGGATATatgcgatggttatggttggttaagtctgcattattagagaaaggattatgtgtgaatagagtcatatcattcaggtgaaggttggaaaggttttgtattacagagcagacatcagtgcttaaccagaactgtattaggcatttgtagatgctactttcatagttcatttctttcTGGTTTGTTGttcgatgattttgtaagtcagtgagacttcccttggtgatgagcagtgtgctctaggttgttggcctttctgcatgtgcagactccattgtaattattcataatactactgcaaagtattcatctgattgtgggtagggtttcccactgtagtttttcccttttcgggttttccacgtcaaaatattggtggtatgtgtgttgtgctttcatgatatatctttcattgtggtgtgctctggtttaaggtttataattgaattgattgttgttattgttagtaaactgattaccccccccccccccccccccctctcaatttactgtcggtatcagtgcattccaacagtATTGGTCTCAAATAGATGCCCATATGAGGAAAATGTGTAAATGATATTTAACATAAATAATCATCCATCTTAGTCTCAAACAACTCAAAAAACTTGCAAGTTGCCAAGGCAATTTAACAAAGAAAAATCAAGTGATCTCACATATCTTTTTTTCCATGTCAAAACTTCAATTTTTTCCATCATGCACCCAAGTGTTGAACTTAAACATATTTCAATCTTGATTACTCATGCCTCTATTAGTTCTTCAATTCCAACTCCCCATTGAATTTTAACCTATTTATACTCTAAATAGATTTAAAAATGATCTTTTTATTTAGGTGACCTCtcctaaatattttttaatttttttgttatctTTTATAGCCATTGTAATAGGTTAAAAATTCAATTCTAAAGGTTCCTAAGAAAAATTTCCAAGTTATCCAAGTAACTCATATGCTCTATACAACCCTAATCTCTTTCAATGACCATTTTTTAAGCTTCTATGCTCCCCAAAAAATAACTGCAACATTCCCAATAATTTCCCATTGAGTCTATTTCCCCGTCTCCTTTGCTTCTTCCATCAAGCAAAGTACCCCAGGCTAGAGAGGAGAGAGGATTACAGATGAATTGTTGAGAACATGCATACCATGGATCTTTTCATCAACATTTTGGGGTCGCCAGCATCCCAAGTGCGAGGTTCCAAAATTTGTTTACAAGTTGTTAGAATAGTTAATCATATATTCATCTTGCCTAGATCTATAAAATTTTATTACCACTTCTCAAATTTAGTTTTAGTAagatagaatttttttattttcattagaTTAGTGTAATTTGATGTACAAATTCTACCTTCATTTCAATAGAGTTTTTTTCATCGAAGGAACAAAAAAAGGAACAAATTTACATGAAGTCATTGTCAAATCACATAAAAAATGAGAGTAGAGGATTAGCTTGTTATTTTCCTATTAACTTAGTTGATTGAAATAATTGTTGCATTTTGTTACTTATTTGATTTGATAGTTGATTAGCTCACATTGTTTATTTGGGAAACACAAAACCATGTATTAGTAATTCCTTTTTTGTATTAAATAATACATTTTAGTATTTAACTTCAATTGTAATCATTCATTTTGTTAGTTAAAATCAATTCAAAAGCAAAAAAACAGATGTCAACTCAATTCATAGATCAATGCATTTTTAGGCTCCAAAGCCTAAATTCTTATAGAGTCTTATTTTCAAACAAgacaagataagaaacaaaaaagAATCAAGTAGATCACAATACATTCCCTTTTTTTATTAAACAATACATTTTAGTATTTAGCTTCAATCAAAATCATTCATTTTGttagttctgattaattaaaaaacaggttttcaggacccgaaacctttacaacatagatagagaaaaagcaataagaagaacagtgctttaaagtccgcatacaaaaagactggccaaaagaccagcagaCAGAAAGAACAGGTTaacaacaaaaaacagcaaagaaacagagaaggcactacacagtaattttcttcagcaaatcCTCTGCCTTAATCACCAACTCATcgtaggtggccccaacaactttcaggtcttccagatccttgttcagtttattttccttcctcttgcctctagtgcATTCATTTTGTTAGTTAAaatcaattcaaaaacaaaaaaacaaatgtcAACTCAATTCATAGATCAAAGCATTTTTAGACTCAAAAAAAACCTAAATTCTTACCAAGTCCTTGCAAAGAGGACAAGATAAACAAAAAAGAAACCAAACAGATCACAATAAATGCAATCATTTAAGTCAATAAAAATTAATTATGAAGTCAAACACAAAGCTCAAATTAGCACACTAAAGTATGTCTTACTAATCTCTTTTCTCCCCCACATATCAAGCTCATGTGTCTTTGGATTAGAGATAACTAAGTAGAATTTATCTTGAATCATCGTGGGGCAGCTCAACTAATTTATCAAGTGGTTTGATCAAGAGAAAATCCAATGGAAAGAGTGCATCTTACAACAAATGCAACCAAGAAACTATATACAATGAAATTTAAAGTTAACTCTCTTAGaaattttgtttgaaataaaaaaaaatttgttgaacaCTTTCCTTACCAATGCCCTACATGAGCTAAATGTAATTTttgcaaacaacatgcataatcaTACAAGGATTACCATCAAAACAACTAGTCAGAGGTTTACTAGAACACATCCCACATTGTTGCCACCACCATATCAAATAAACACAACTCCCTCATGCATTAATCATTGCCACCTTTAGTAAACTCCTTCCTAGCAAAGAGGGTGGTCCTCTAAACATTCCCCTATTCCACTAGCATCTACCATGTGAGCATGAGCAATAATTTACACATGAACGACATGTGAGAAATGCATGTGTTGCCCCATTTCCAATTCATACTTAATAGTGCTAAGAAGATTTGAAGTAGCACAAACATAAGACATGACAATTATACCTAAaactaaaaattaacaaaaaatttaACATGACACAAACCATGCCAACATTTTTTTCTCCTTATCTATTACATGATAATTTTTTATCCATTCAAAAACATCTTTTACATGCACAATGTGCCCAAACACTCATACAAGCTCTTCAACTACTATAAGCACTTCCCAATTACCTTTATCTCTCTAAGAATCACTAGGTTGTAACAACACAATTCCCACTTAACTAAGTACAACCAACCTATTACAGTGGCCCCTTGGAATTTTTATGCATTTAATATTTCCTTGGAAGTTCAAAAATGAAACTAGAAAGTCTTAAAGAAGAGGCCCTATTTGCAACCATTACTTTACTCACGTGTTAGCTTATGATAAAATCATCACTCCCTGCAAGTGTTTGAAATGCAACCACCACATAAGTATTGAAAATGCAATGAAAACAACATCTTAATATATTGGCAATTAAATAACCATCACATGTATAAATTAGAGGTTATGCAAACCATTATCTACTAGTAGTAATGGTTCTATTATCACCTATAAAGCTTTATTGCATTGAATTTCACATCCAAGGTTTTTGAATCACCTTAGGCATGCTTATGCCACTACGGACaacctttattttatttttaaagaaaaaagTCAATAGGAATCAATCATTCGAAATTGTCTTACGATTTacattttcatcttcttttgaatagtGAATCAATATATCTTACTACCAACATGATCCAATTTGAAACACGCCTAGTACACAAGGTAGGTAGGATACATGGTCCTTGATATTTCATTGAGAAAATCCTAATATGGAATTAGATAAGACCATGTTAGCTCTGGAATCTTTTGCAATGAAGTGCATATCTTTGTGAACTTTGAGGATTGTAACTATAGAATTGTGGTCATTGTGCTCCTAGTAATGTTTTAGTTAATTTGAGTGGGTCGAGGgtgcatatataatataataatttgaatttttattaggtttctctataaataaaataaatttggtgTAGACTAAACTATCGAGTACAACAAATTTAATGTGAAAAATTCAAACATGGTCAAACATGTTGCCAATAACTTTGATTTGAATTTATCTCATTCAAGATACCTAGGAGGGGAGTTAACAATCATAGAGTACATAGAATGATAATTTCTAGGTGAAAAAAAAAGGAACCAAATGGATGAAAATATATAAGATGATAAGGTAAGTGAAATAATCTAGTAGACATTCATGGACTTATTGAACTCTAGTTGAATCATCTTTTCTTTTAGATAATCATAATGGAAGGTTCAAGTCAAGAATCCTATCGACATTAAAAAAATGTTAATATCTACTTTGTATATAAGACACAGTACATCTCAAGTAATTTGAAATTTCTTGCCAATATTATCAATTCTAAGAGAAATCAAGCAATTTTATACTTATCAATTTTGGGTGAAGATCACATCATCGAGGAATGTTGATTAGTCTGTGTTCATCTATATAGGTGGTTAATCCTAAGCATCTAAACTATTAGTTTCAATCCCACATATTCTAGTTTAATATGTTACTTTATAGGAAGATTAGTGGATTCTTCCTTGACGTGAAGAGCTCTACATTATTTAGTAGAGTGAATAGGAATTCCTTCCCTTATTAAGAGAGGAAGATGGTGACATTAACCTTTTGATCATATATTAGGGTGGCATTAACATTTTGAATATATATTAGGGTTGGATAGTCTTGGAGATGGAAGGTTTTGAGGATTAAAATAGTGTTGGAAGTGAAACAAATTCTCTCCCATATGATCATTGAAcaatttttctttaatcatttatTGCTATTGCTATTTTATATACTTGTTCCAAAATCCTTTCTTTTTTCAACTATAATAAGTAACtgaaaaataaattcaatcttAGGTACTTTTTTAATCCCAAAATTATACTTCAAATTCAATCTTAGGAGCTTAACCTCAAGCTTGTTAAATAATTCAATATATTTTTGTACTTACTAACATAGATGTAATCTAATGTTATTTATTCTTAAGAGAATAAATTTATTATCAACTAAATTAAATTGATATCTAAATGCATGCATGTTATATTTATTAGAAAACATTAAATTAGTCTTGTAGATTTAAACATTTGCTTGAGGGCATAAAATAATGTCTTGTCAATACCAAGTTAGATTGTAATTATAGCttattaaaactaattaaaattaTAGACAAACAACATAATGCAACATTTACAAGCATAACCCATTATAAACAGCATATGGAAACACAACATTTCATCCCTTAATAttactacaacaataacaaattatTATAGATTTTTCTAATAATTATAGAATAAGCACACCCACTTAAACCACAAGTAGTTTTAAGTATTTGTAGGTAAGGATAAGGCAAACAAATGGTGCAAGAAATCCACTTTGTGTTAACAAAGGTTTTAAAACATCTAATATCTTATGTTATCTCACAATTCTTCCCAATTTAGACATTAACACAATTATAGCCATGTCATGCATTTGTGTTCAACAATTACATTCTTTTAGacaatttttattgtttttaaaattGCGTGAGATTTTGTCCATTTGTGTACTAAGTGTCATCTCATAAAACCTCCAAGAATAGTTATTACACTAACATATTATCTATTTTAGTGTAAGCTACAAGGGAGGGTGGTCCACTTCACAAACGAGCAATATTTTTAAGCGTTTGTCAATAGGTCAAAAAGGTACAATGAATGTAGTCCACCATGGATTTTGCAGCCTTGAGTTGCTTTCCTCACTGAGGAAGCTTTTGTAGTATGTACTAACTATGTCACCTTTATCTACGATTCTTAATAATGTGATATCAACCCATCATAACCCAAACATATATTTTTGTAAGTGAAGAGTTTTTGTTGGCAACTTTTGTAAAATTTACCTTTTTTTTGGAATTTGTCCAATATTTTGAAGGCATTTTAAAACCATCCCAATAAGTAGTCATTAcataattgaaaaatttgaaaaatttcctCACAAGGCAAGAGGGCCCCACTTCACACACAAGCACTTTTAAAAATGTGTTAGTAGAGGGAGAAGCAATAAATGTAGTTACTTTGATTAACCTAAATACAACCCAATCAATATATTTTTGCTAAGGAACTGAGGTCTTCCACAATAATCATTAGTTggtattgttttttttttcttgtttttttcctAATGGCAATGAACCAGAATGACAATGTGAACTAAATATAAAGTATATTGGCtcttaatcaaaataaaaaaacacaaaattccttccatttatttattttttaagaattTCATGTTAGAAATGTGGAAAATGGTAGCCACatataaataaaaggaaaaatgaAAAAGATACTATCAAAGATCAAAGCAACTAAAATATTAAATGCAAAACAAATAATACCGATCATGCCATTCAATTTCTCAATGCATAGAAATGGAAACAGCTTAAAAAGATTGAACTACATCTAAAGGCTGAAGCAAACCATCTCTTACTCTGAATAGGAAGAAACTTTCAGGCCCCCCTTCACAAAATTTTGACTCATCACACCTCCAACTTACAAATGCAAAATATGAAAAACCTCCAAGTTTTTTTTCAAATGAGAGAAAATGAAACTTGTCATGAATTTTATCATGTCAGAGATGGTGTCATACTCCACAATGTAAACACCAAAGACCACCTCATCCAGATCAAAACCAAGACCTCTCAGCAATGCGCAACTCACCAGACACCAGTGTACACCTCAAAGTCATGGATCCCCAACAAAATATTGAACAAATAGATCAATTCAAAATATATAAGAGAATAATATTTTGCATCTTCCTTCCACTGAATCCTATTGGTGAATAAGCAAGATTTTTCACTGTACTTGGTCTACAAAACAATCAATTACTAGCTATAGTAGAATTGCATATTATATACTCACCCATACATCCAAAAATTGAGGCAATGAATACTTTTTACAGTTATCAATTATATGTTGGCAATATTGACTAGTATTTACATTGACATCGTTTCATTTTATCCAGTCTAGTCATTTTGTAGCACATAAAACTATGTAAATTAACAAAATTGCAGGAATATAACGGAGCAAAACAAACAGGATGAAAATACTGTTAACCACCCCATGACCACCACTTTCTTTTTGGGGGTGGGGGTTGCAAAAGTTCAAGCATTGCTTGCCTCTCATTGCGAGTCAAAGGAATGTTTCTAAGCAACCTTGAGGCCAAAAGTTGCACATTAGCCCGTTCCTGGTATCTTCGATATGCCCATATTCCTACAAAAGCCCCAGCTACAATAACCTGTATTCTACATTGCTGTTGCATTAGAAGCATAAAAGGAAAAGGTAACTATAAGACTTTACGAGAAAGACTACTTGCAACCTACCGGTGATAACCAAATACCAGCAGTCTGTATATCAAACCGAGGAGCATAAAGGATAGACTCTCCATAGTCCTTTTCAAGCTTATCATAAACTTCTTTATCTGACTTCCCAGCTCGTATCTCATCTCGAATCAGCTAAACATAGACATGTTAGCCAAACCAACAAAGGTAATGGCACAATACATGAAGACAAGGATTCTTTCACAAATTTTACATAGCAAAAGCACGTACTCATACACAAATGTTATAGTAAAAAAGCTGTTTCTTTTCCATTTCTCTTTCCATTATATCACTTTTTTGAATGAGCTGTTTGGCATTTCCTACCAACTGGAAACTAATGGATCTTGCATGTTTATTCCCAGTATAACTACAGTTAAGCTGCTCAAGGAAGAAAATTAATATGGTGGAAGGGTTTGTTGGTGTAGTTTTTGACATCATATCTTACTTAAAcggaaaaaatttataaaaaaatacaaagcatgtaacaatatatacataataaAAATGTACTAAACAGCTCATATTAGTTACGTCCAGAACTGTTGAATACACCTTGAACCAGACACACAAGATATGTTAACATGTATAGTTGATAAGTGACTTACTGACACAAGAAGGAATTCCCAATGAACCAGCTGTCCAGTGCCATCTCATACATTTTATTGGGCAAGTCCTGCAGTCCTAACCTCATTTTTATCATCTTGATGATAGGATCATGGACTGTGATCCAAAAAGTTGATAAAAATAAACTTACACAATTTTTATCACAAGCTTTTACTCGTTCATATGGACTGTGAAAATCTCATGTTCATTAACAATTACACTTAAAAACTTTGGATGACTAACAAGTGAAGTTGAACATAGTTGAGTGTAGACAGTTCCCATGTAATGGTATTTAACAAGACATGTTATGACATAATTTCTTAGAATACTTGCATGTTTTATGCTGCAATTCAGCAGGCTTGTTGTGGGTTTGGAAGGAAAAAATTATGTTACATGAAATGTCCAAGCTATAAAGAATTTGCCTAATTTCCTCTTCTGTGGGAGGCTTCATTATATTGTCTCTAATtattttttgaactttttaattaaCTCCCTTGGAGCTGGTAATTTCCTCGGGATGGCTATTTCCTCTGTTATGATAATTTTTAGTCAATGATGCAAATCATTATTTCAGGTGCAGTTTGAATGTATTTTCCTTCAGCTGTAAGGATTTGCTTCACAGAATTCATATGTTAACTGTTTGGAACAGATTTATGGAAATAATTTGTGCTAGAATCCCACCTGTGAAATTCATTGCTCATTGTATTTTTGCCCCAACATTGTTCCTCTTTTACCTAAGAAATTGGCAAGTTCCCGAATGAGCGTTTGCTCTTGGCCTGTCCTGATTTATGTGAATTCATTATCCCAGATCTGTC
This genomic stretch from Cryptomeria japonica chromosome 8, Sugi_1.0, whole genome shotgun sequence harbors:
- the LOC131060574 gene encoding cytochrome c-type biogenesis CcmH-like mitochondrial protein: MGDEKARTKNTEIEARARNITHKVRCTECGSQNIEDSQADIAILLRKLIRDEIRAGKSDKEVYDKLEKDYGESILYAPRFDIQTAGIWLSPVIVAGAFVGIWAYRRYQERANVQLLASRLLRNIPLTRNERQAMLELLQPPPPKRKWWSWGG